The following are encoded in a window of Armatimonas rosea genomic DNA:
- a CDS encoding metallophosphoesterase, whose amino-acid sequence MARLHLFHTNDFHGKLTDEKAAILKAHIERLAAGEPYVLLDAGDAVSAGNLGFNPLGEPLLARMSALGYDAMTMGNRETHPSLAVVRTKLSKAGFPVLCANGYAKNAAGNVPFLPSVLLERGGRRIGVFGVTVPMATPQKVDAALWDNLFAPPIETAKQLAAELRPQCDLLIALTHIGIAQDRKLAEAVPELDLLIGGHTHVVLEQPEVVNGVPIVQAGSHARYLGHVIFEDGNVTGELISL is encoded by the coding sequence GTGGCCCGGCTCCATCTCTTCCATACCAACGACTTTCACGGCAAGCTCACCGATGAGAAAGCGGCGATTCTCAAAGCCCATATCGAGCGCCTCGCGGCAGGAGAGCCGTATGTGCTCCTCGATGCCGGCGATGCTGTCTCCGCAGGAAACCTGGGCTTCAACCCTTTAGGCGAGCCGCTTCTCGCCCGCATGAGCGCCCTCGGCTACGATGCCATGACCATGGGCAACCGCGAGACCCACCCGAGCCTTGCCGTGGTGCGGACGAAGCTTAGCAAGGCGGGTTTCCCCGTGCTCTGCGCCAATGGCTACGCGAAAAATGCCGCGGGGAACGTCCCGTTTCTGCCGTCCGTACTGCTAGAGCGGGGAGGGAGGCGCATCGGAGTCTTCGGGGTGACCGTCCCGATGGCGACCCCGCAGAAAGTGGACGCCGCGCTCTGGGACAACCTCTTTGCGCCGCCAATAGAAACGGCCAAACAGCTTGCTGCCGAGCTGCGGCCCCAGTGCGACCTGCTGATCGCCCTGACCCATATCGGGATCGCCCAGGACCGCAAGCTCGCCGAGGCCGTGCCGGAGCTGGACCTGCTGATCGGTGGGCACACCCATGTGGTCCTGGAGCAGCCCGAGGTGGTAAACGGTGTGCCGATTGTCCAGGCCGGGAGCCACGCGCGCTACCTGGGCCATGTTATCTTTGAAGACGGAAACGTCACTGGAGAGCTGATTTCGCTATGA
- a CDS encoding class I SAM-dependent methyltransferase has protein sequence MSRRYVETTLTCCVCGTRAATAWRRAGDHIHGGPREFHAVECARCGTVRLDPRPSPEEMGKHYTPLTYARAEDDATSGLAERLDEYNRRMAERTLATIPESTPRRALDVGCGDGRFLAQLAERGWSVEGLETDPVAAELARKRTGGTIHEAPLEEITLPESAFGLISILHVLEHVPEPRETLTAAWNALAPGGTLLIAVPNVNCLEARLFRSCWYPLDLPRHYWGFAPRTLTRLTETCGFEVQRIRHFPFLFGIQSVRYSLKAISGKPIGEEEGSAGPRREGGKLRTKAFLSLLTASERLGHEMSGEVMELLAVKR, from the coding sequence ATGAGCCGACGCTATGTCGAGACGACCTTGACCTGCTGTGTGTGTGGGACCCGTGCCGCGACCGCGTGGCGGCGGGCAGGCGACCATATCCACGGAGGGCCGCGTGAGTTCCATGCCGTGGAGTGCGCCCGCTGTGGGACCGTCCGCCTCGATCCCCGCCCGAGCCCCGAGGAGATGGGCAAGCACTACACGCCGCTGACCTATGCCCGCGCCGAGGACGATGCCACGAGCGGGCTCGCGGAGCGCCTCGACGAGTACAACCGCCGCATGGCCGAGCGCACTCTCGCTACTATCCCCGAGAGCACCCCGCGCCGCGCCCTCGATGTGGGCTGCGGCGATGGGCGTTTTCTCGCCCAGCTCGCCGAGCGGGGCTGGAGTGTCGAGGGGCTGGAGACCGATCCGGTCGCCGCCGAGCTCGCGCGCAAGCGCACCGGCGGCACGATCCACGAGGCACCTCTGGAGGAGATCACCCTCCCCGAAAGTGCCTTTGGGCTGATCTCGATCTTACACGTCCTGGAGCACGTCCCCGAGCCACGCGAGACCCTGACAGCGGCCTGGAACGCTCTCGCGCCGGGAGGGACCCTCTTGATCGCTGTCCCCAATGTCAACTGCCTGGAAGCGCGGCTCTTCCGCTCGTGCTGGTACCCGCTGGACCTGCCCCGCCACTACTGGGGCTTTGCACCGCGCACCCTCACCCGCCTCACCGAGACCTGCGGCTTCGAGGTGCAGCGCATCCGCCACTTCCCGTTTCTCTTTGGGATTCAGAGCGTCCGCTACAGCCTCAAGGCGATCTCAGGCAAGCCCATCGGCGAGGAAGAGGGCAGTGCAGGACCACGCCGTGAGGGGGGCAAGCTCCGCACAAAGGCCTTCCTCAGCCTCCTCACCGCCTCCGAGCGCCTCGGCCACGAGATGTCGGGTGAGGTCATGGAGCTCCTGGCGGTCAAGCGATGA
- a CDS encoding glycosyltransferase family 39 protein: MIGILFLVLLAALAFGIGAFFLRGLPTQGLLERKAFALPLGMGVLAYTILALGLLGQAKAVPLTAGVVLVGLPLAFLGYRSLPRREKTEEQSAGALGIGVALVLGLCGLITLVGALNPPGELEWDSLSYHLAAPKRFLQEGRIYYIPDDHHSNFPFTLQMLYLWMLSLGSVSGAKLCHWLCGVLLTISVYTCGVRYFHKAVGQVAAVMVATTPILLWESTTAYIDLALALFSFLSFYAALNLREDRRWLLVSAALMGLALGTKSTALVFWGMGAGGLLVARVPLTRVLLWAGVALAVGLPWYLKTFLYTGDPVYPFGWKLFHGRYWNDAAALGYAKDQVAFGLGKDPLHLLLAPWNVTLEAGLISQVRPFIFTEYVDRGLGLSPVYLAVGMALPLLVRRWDRTAVACLLWGLGISATWFFMMQQTRYLIPALPAFALVCAWGLAQAGKLAQRAGGALVALAALWGLYVALTQLLAPAPLKALEAAETWINTNAPKDAKVVLFDETRGFWLERPYIWGQPNHAPGLLPYDSYPDVDAFLADFKRRGYTYLLQNTLFTSLVKHEDPVWSKWRTLLAQAVEQGKIELVQSIGQNNPIVIYRIP, encoded by the coding sequence ATGATCGGGATTTTATTTCTCGTCCTGCTGGCGGCGCTGGCGTTTGGGATCGGGGCGTTTTTCCTGCGTGGACTTCCTACCCAGGGACTTCTGGAGCGCAAGGCCTTTGCCCTGCCGCTGGGGATGGGAGTGCTCGCCTACACGATTCTGGCGCTGGGGCTTCTAGGGCAGGCAAAGGCCGTCCCCTTGACAGCGGGGGTGGTGCTGGTTGGCCTGCCGCTGGCGTTTCTGGGCTACCGGAGCCTTCCTCGCCGAGAGAAGACCGAGGAGCAGTCGGCGGGGGCGCTGGGGATTGGCGTGGCGCTGGTCTTGGGGCTCTGTGGGCTGATCACGCTGGTGGGCGCGCTGAACCCTCCGGGGGAGCTGGAGTGGGACTCGCTCTCGTACCATCTTGCCGCGCCCAAGCGCTTTCTCCAAGAGGGGCGAATCTACTACATCCCCGACGACCACCATAGCAACTTCCCCTTTACCCTCCAGATGCTCTATCTCTGGATGCTCTCGCTGGGCTCGGTGAGTGGGGCGAAGCTCTGTCACTGGCTCTGTGGAGTGCTCCTGACGATCTCGGTCTACACCTGTGGCGTGCGGTATTTCCATAAAGCCGTCGGACAGGTCGCCGCAGTGATGGTTGCGACCACCCCGATCTTGCTCTGGGAGTCCACGACCGCCTATATCGACCTCGCGCTTGCCCTCTTCTCGTTCCTGAGCTTCTACGCCGCTCTCAACCTCAGGGAGGATCGGCGCTGGCTGCTGGTCTCGGCGGCGCTGATGGGGCTCGCGCTGGGAACCAAGTCCACGGCGCTGGTCTTCTGGGGCATGGGGGCAGGGGGGCTTCTTGTGGCGCGTGTGCCGCTGACGCGCGTGCTGCTCTGGGCGGGGGTGGCGCTGGCGGTTGGGCTGCCCTGGTACCTAAAGACCTTCCTCTACACAGGCGACCCGGTCTATCCCTTTGGCTGGAAGCTCTTCCACGGACGCTACTGGAACGACGCGGCGGCGCTGGGCTACGCCAAAGATCAGGTGGCATTTGGGCTTGGAAAAGACCCCCTGCACCTGCTCCTGGCACCGTGGAACGTCACCCTGGAGGCAGGGCTGATCTCGCAAGTGCGTCCCTTTATCTTTACCGAGTATGTCGATCGTGGCCTGGGGCTCTCACCGGTCTATTTGGCGGTGGGGATGGCCCTACCGCTGCTGGTGCGTCGCTGGGACCGCACCGCGGTTGCCTGCCTGCTCTGGGGGCTGGGCATCTCCGCGACGTGGTTCTTCATGATGCAGCAGACCCGCTACCTGATTCCCGCGCTGCCCGCCTTTGCGCTGGTCTGTGCCTGGGGACTGGCACAGGCAGGGAAGCTCGCGCAACGGGCGGGCGGGGCGCTCGTGGCTCTGGCGGCGCTCTGGGGGCTGTACGTGGCGCTCACCCAGCTCCTGGCTCCGGCTCCCCTCAAGGCGCTGGAGGCTGCCGAGACCTGGATCAACACCAACGCCCCCAAAGATGCCAAGGTGGTGCTCTTCGACGAGACCCGTGGCTTCTGGCTGGAGCGGCCCTATATCTGGGGACAGCCCAACCACGCCCCCGGCCTGCTCCCCTACGACTCCTACCCCGATGTCGATGCCTTTTTGGCGGATTTCAAGCGTCGCGGCTATACCTACTTGCTCCAGAACACGCTCTTTACGAGCCTGGTCAAGCACGAAGACCCGGTCTGGTCCAAGTGGCGGACACTGCTGGCGCAGGCAGTGGAGCAGGGCAAGATCGAGCTGGTGCAGAGCATCGGGCAGAACAACCCGATTGTGATCTACCGAATTCCCTAA
- a CDS encoding ABC transporter substrate-binding protein has product MTRRGVLTALFATLPLLTLTGCPSGGGEKTGGEAPTNTTAGGGGGDKKLVIAWAKWDPADKLQKLTEDFTKETGIKVEVNQIPWSDFETKINAAWTGKSPEFDMVVGDSQWLGNAATGGHYVDLTEWTGDAANFPKADNEEAALKNYGEYDGKLYAIPCMADAIGFAYRKDLFEDAKNKEAFKAKFGKELAVPETWEDFAKIAEFFTKDGKFGCALFYSKEYDGATMGFDPILWSFGGAYTKDGKATGAINGPEAVKALEFYAGLKKFCPKGGENFYFSECNTAFQEGTVAMAENWFAFMPALVDKAKNKFADQTGYFMMPKGPAGQFVSLGGQGLSLSSYSKNTDDAKKFMAWFSKEENQKKWVALGGLTANKKVSATDEFKKANPYNETFAKSVPFLKDFDNSPKYSELLKACQEELFAAYSGAKPAKDALDEIAKKHDEVLSAK; this is encoded by the coding sequence ATGACACGACGCGGCGTTTTGACCGCACTGTTTGCGACCCTACCCCTGCTCACCCTCACCGGCTGTCCCAGCGGCGGCGGCGAGAAGACCGGTGGCGAAGCCCCGACAAATACCACCGCCGGTGGCGGCGGCGGTGACAAGAAGCTCGTCATCGCGTGGGCCAAGTGGGACCCGGCCGACAAGCTCCAGAAGCTCACTGAGGACTTTACCAAAGAGACCGGGATCAAGGTGGAAGTGAACCAGATTCCCTGGTCGGACTTTGAGACCAAGATCAACGCCGCCTGGACCGGCAAGTCGCCCGAGTTCGATATGGTGGTCGGAGACTCCCAGTGGCTCGGAAACGCGGCAACCGGTGGGCACTATGTCGACCTGACCGAGTGGACGGGCGATGCCGCCAACTTCCCCAAGGCCGATAACGAAGAGGCCGCTCTCAAGAACTACGGCGAGTACGACGGCAAGCTCTACGCGATCCCCTGTATGGCCGATGCCATTGGCTTTGCCTACCGCAAGGACCTCTTCGAGGATGCCAAGAACAAAGAGGCCTTCAAGGCCAAGTTTGGCAAGGAGCTCGCGGTTCCCGAGACCTGGGAAGACTTCGCCAAGATCGCCGAGTTCTTCACCAAGGACGGCAAGTTTGGCTGCGCCCTGTTCTACTCCAAGGAGTACGATGGCGCGACCATGGGCTTCGACCCGATCCTCTGGAGCTTCGGCGGCGCGTACACCAAGGACGGTAAGGCGACGGGCGCGATCAATGGCCCCGAGGCGGTCAAGGCCCTGGAGTTCTACGCCGGCCTGAAGAAGTTCTGCCCCAAGGGCGGCGAGAACTTCTACTTCAGCGAGTGTAACACCGCCTTCCAGGAGGGCACGGTCGCGATGGCCGAGAACTGGTTTGCCTTCATGCCCGCCCTCGTGGACAAGGCCAAGAACAAGTTCGCCGACCAGACGGGCTACTTCATGATGCCCAAGGGACCCGCCGGACAGTTCGTCTCCCTTGGTGGCCAGGGGCTCTCCCTCTCCAGCTACTCGAAGAACACCGACGATGCCAAGAAGTTCATGGCGTGGTTTAGCAAAGAGGAGAACCAGAAGAAGTGGGTCGCGCTGGGTGGTCTGACGGCCAATAAGAAAGTCTCGGCCACCGACGAGTTCAAGAAGGCCAACCCCTACAACGAGACCTTCGCCAAGTCCGTGCCCTTCCTGAAGGACTTTGACAACTCGCCCAAGTACAGCGAGCTACTCAAGGCCTGCCAGGAAGAGCTCTTTGCGGCCTACTCCGGTGCCAAGCCTGCCAAGGATGCCCTGGACGAGATCGCCAAGAAGCACGACGAGGTCCTTAGCGCCAAGTAA
- a CDS encoding Gfo/Idh/MocA family protein, which produces MDEKRTDVESSRRDFLKTATTVAGALVTGAAVTAEAEAAQGAAKPAAPAGGAKTAGKPQIPVSTIDAKAMTGGKFPMGTKLATGRAIGANDRITLGFVGVGTQGYNAHLRSYADKMQEWNVAPVAVCDPFDLYNTRAVDYIKTKNGGAPVLANRDYRKIIERSDIDAIVIATPEHWHGQIAVHAMQAGKHIYCEKPMTRYLDEAFQVYDVVKATKRVYQVGSQGCTDVRWHATAKAIREGKVGKLVMGQSSYTRNNRFGEWNYKIEKEISPETFDWELWLGSAPKRAWNFLGPAEVNIQPERADSGALFRRYRKYWDYSSGILSDLAPHRLHPFLIASGNPEFPTRVSSIGTHGVQNKDRDVADTSQIIAEFPSGWSMLFIGSTVNEQGLEDMFRGEKATVYFGNGVEVRPERPWTEEIEGEKIDTSAADLARFSRTENIPDHQKNWLESIRKNDPANCNANADLAIKVQTIISLAEMSQRLGKTMNFDPKTRKVTG; this is translated from the coding sequence ATGGACGAAAAACGGACAGATGTCGAGAGCTCTCGACGTGACTTTCTTAAGACCGCGACAACTGTCGCGGGTGCGCTGGTGACAGGAGCTGCGGTGACCGCCGAGGCAGAAGCGGCACAGGGAGCAGCAAAACCCGCGGCACCCGCCGGGGGCGCCAAGACAGCAGGCAAGCCGCAGATTCCCGTCTCTACCATTGATGCCAAAGCAATGACGGGCGGTAAGTTCCCTATGGGCACGAAGCTGGCAACGGGTCGGGCCATCGGTGCCAACGACCGCATCACGCTTGGCTTTGTGGGTGTAGGAACCCAGGGCTACAACGCCCACCTGCGCTCCTACGCCGATAAGATGCAGGAATGGAATGTCGCTCCGGTGGCGGTCTGTGATCCTTTTGACCTCTACAACACGCGCGCAGTCGACTACATCAAGACCAAAAATGGCGGCGCGCCTGTCCTGGCAAACCGTGACTACCGCAAGATCATCGAGCGCAGCGATATCGACGCCATCGTGATCGCCACGCCTGAGCACTGGCACGGCCAGATCGCCGTACACGCCATGCAGGCCGGTAAGCATATCTACTGCGAGAAGCCCATGACTCGCTACCTGGACGAAGCATTCCAGGTCTACGATGTGGTCAAGGCGACCAAGCGTGTCTACCAGGTCGGCTCGCAGGGCTGTACCGATGTCCGCTGGCATGCTACCGCCAAGGCGATCCGCGAGGGGAAAGTGGGCAAGCTGGTCATGGGCCAGAGCTCCTACACCCGTAACAACCGCTTTGGGGAGTGGAACTACAAGATCGAGAAAGAGATCTCCCCCGAGACCTTCGACTGGGAGCTCTGGCTGGGCTCTGCCCCCAAGCGTGCCTGGAACTTCCTGGGACCGGCCGAGGTCAATATCCAGCCCGAGCGCGCCGACAGCGGAGCCCTCTTCCGCCGCTACCGCAAGTACTGGGACTACTCGTCGGGGATCTTGAGCGACCTGGCGCCCCACCGCCTCCACCCGTTCCTGATCGCCTCCGGCAACCCCGAGTTCCCGACACGCGTCAGCTCCATCGGAACCCACGGTGTCCAGAACAAGGACCGCGATGTCGCCGATACGTCGCAGATCATCGCCGAGTTTCCGTCGGGCTGGTCCATGCTCTTCATCGGCTCCACGGTCAACGAGCAGGGCCTAGAGGACATGTTCCGCGGTGAGAAGGCGACAGTCTACTTCGGCAACGGCGTAGAAGTCCGCCCCGAGCGCCCCTGGACCGAGGAGATCGAGGGCGAGAAGATCGACACCAGCGCAGCAGACCTGGCACGCTTCTCCCGCACCGAGAACATCCCCGACCACCAGAAGAACTGGCTGGAGTCGATCCGCAAGAACGACCCCGCCAACTGCAACGCCAACGCCGATCTGGCCATCAAGGTGCAGACCATTATCTCGCTCGCCGAGATGAGCCAGCGCCTTGGCAAGACCATGAACTTCGATCCCAAGACCCGCAAGGTCACGGGCTAG
- a CDS encoding Gfo/Idh/MocA family protein: protein MSDVTRRDLLGRGSVLALGMLLGSQSLGHAEELTLEYQETQEIPQTPVTVAVIGAGEQGREILKSLSYLTGPVVKYVCDSYSSPLFQKKALENAPKATFVNDYKKVLDDKTVQGVFVATPTHLHKQIVLDALAAGKHVFCEAPLAHTIEDARAIALAGKNAKTIFQVGLHNRTNPQHHHVKDFIDSGKTMGNVARCSAQWNLKSSWRRAAPTPERESELNWRLDQTRANGLVGEVGIHQIDTATWYLKSLPLSVSGFGTGEGFLRTVTCVVQYPEGVNLTYDATLGSSFGGSFELIQGGQCAILLRGQRGWMFKESDADNLGWEVYARREQVGDETGIMLVANASKALAQGLEPAKVAQMNAKQTPNRYACETFLNSIRLGKPTGITEATKPGYNPKMYATAEAGFVATVVGIKANEAALTGNKITFSKEMFAL from the coding sequence ATGAGTGATGTAACACGACGCGATTTGCTGGGACGGGGCTCCGTCCTGGCGCTGGGAATGCTCCTGGGAAGCCAGAGCCTAGGGCATGCGGAAGAGCTAACCCTGGAGTACCAAGAGACCCAAGAGATCCCCCAGACCCCTGTCACTGTCGCCGTGATCGGAGCGGGCGAGCAGGGCAGGGAGATCCTCAAGTCTCTCTCCTATCTGACCGGCCCCGTGGTCAAGTACGTCTGCGACTCGTACTCGTCACCGCTGTTTCAGAAGAAAGCGCTGGAGAACGCACCCAAGGCCACGTTTGTCAACGACTACAAGAAAGTCCTCGACGACAAGACGGTTCAGGGAGTCTTTGTCGCAACGCCGACACACCTCCACAAGCAGATCGTCCTAGACGCACTCGCAGCGGGAAAGCATGTCTTCTGCGAGGCACCGCTGGCGCACACCATCGAGGACGCACGCGCGATCGCGCTGGCAGGAAAGAACGCAAAGACAATCTTCCAGGTCGGGCTGCACAACCGAACCAACCCCCAGCACCACCATGTCAAGGACTTTATCGACAGTGGCAAGACCATGGGAAATGTTGCCCGCTGCTCGGCACAGTGGAACCTCAAGTCGAGCTGGCGGCGCGCGGCTCCCACCCCCGAGCGGGAGAGCGAGCTCAACTGGCGGCTCGATCAGACCCGGGCCAATGGCCTTGTGGGCGAGGTGGGGATCCACCAGATCGACACGGCTACCTGGTACCTGAAGTCCCTACCCCTCTCGGTCTCCGGCTTTGGGACGGGCGAGGGCTTCCTGAGGACTGTCACCTGCGTCGTGCAGTACCCTGAGGGCGTGAACCTCACCTACGATGCCACCCTCGGCAGTAGCTTTGGGGGGAGCTTCGAGCTGATCCAGGGAGGCCAGTGTGCCATTCTGCTGCGTGGTCAGCGCGGCTGGATGTTTAAAGAGAGCGATGCCGACAACCTCGGGTGGGAGGTCTATGCCCGCCGTGAGCAAGTCGGGGACGAGACCGGGATCATGCTGGTCGCCAATGCCTCCAAGGCGCTTGCTCAGGGACTGGAGCCCGCCAAGGTCGCGCAGATGAACGCCAAGCAGACTCCCAACCGCTATGCCTGCGAGACCTTCCTCAACTCCATCCGACTTGGCAAGCCCACGGGAATCACCGAGGCCACCAAGCCGGGCTACAACCCCAAGATGTACGCAACTGCGGAAGCAGGTTTCGTTGCGACAGTTGTCGGGATAAAGGCCAACGAAGCGGCACTAACCGGAAACAAAATCACATTCTCGAAGGAAATGTTCGCCCTCTAG
- a CDS encoding Gfo/Idh/MocA family protein, translating into MNQALSLAVIGAGERGKEILAALSLLPEAVVKYVCDSYSSPLFQKKALENAPKATFVNDYKKVLDDKTVQGVFVATPTHLHKQIVLDALAAGKHVFCEAPLAHTIEDARAIALAGKNSKQLFQVGLQNRSNPQHRHVKYFVDTGVLGNVARAEATWNKKASWRRAAPTPEREAALNWRLNPGQANGLLGEVGIHQLDTISWFLKESPLSVASFGNENSVTAIVQFPRGIQLTYNATLGSSFGGGYELLCGDQTSMLLRGTRAWMIKESDAPVLGWEVYTKREPLGDETGYILVASASKLLSEGLEPSRNLDTNPRHTPLFFACEGFLNSMREGKPTGRTSASAPNQPHPMHATAEAGFAATVVGIRANEAVKTGKKITNLREESTL; encoded by the coding sequence ATGAACCAGGCGCTTTCTCTAGCAGTAATCGGGGCGGGCGAGCGCGGCAAGGAGATCCTTGCCGCGCTCAGCCTCCTGCCCGAGGCGGTCGTCAAGTACGTCTGCGACTCTTACTCTTCGCCGCTGTTTCAGAAGAAAGCGCTGGAGAACGCACCCAAGGCCACGTTTGTCAACGACTACAAGAAAGTCCTCGACGACAAGACCGTCCAGGGAGTCTTTGTCGCAACGCCGACACACCTCCACAAGCAGATCGTCCTAGACGCACTCGCAGCGGGAAAGCATGTCTTCTGCGAGGCACCGCTGGCGCACACCATCGAGGACGCACGCGCGATCGCGCTGGCGGGAAAGAACAGCAAGCAGCTCTTTCAAGTTGGGCTACAGAATAGAAGTAATCCCCAGCACCGCCATGTCAAGTACTTTGTGGACACCGGCGTGCTTGGCAATGTCGCGCGGGCGGAGGCGACCTGGAACAAGAAAGCAAGCTGGCGACGTGCGGCCCCTACCCCGGAGCGGGAGGCTGCCCTCAACTGGCGGCTGAACCCTGGCCAAGCCAACGGGCTCTTGGGCGAGGTGGGAATCCACCAGCTCGACACCATCAGCTGGTTCCTTAAAGAGTCCCCCCTCTCGGTGGCGAGCTTTGGCAACGAGAACAGTGTCACCGCCATCGTCCAGTTTCCCAGAGGGATTCAGCTCACCTACAACGCCACGCTGGGGAGTAGCTTTGGGGGCGGCTACGAGCTCCTCTGCGGCGATCAGACCTCCATGCTACTGCGCGGCACGCGTGCTTGGATGATCAAGGAGAGCGATGCCCCTGTCCTGGGCTGGGAGGTCTATACCAAGCGCGAGCCGCTGGGCGATGAGACCGGCTACATCCTTGTCGCGAGCGCCTCCAAGCTACTCAGTGAGGGGCTGGAGCCCTCGAGAAATTTGGACACCAATCCGCGCCACACACCGTTGTTCTTTGCATGCGAAGGATTTTTGAACTCCATGCGTGAGGGCAAGCCCACGGGGCGCACCAGTGCCTCCGCGCCCAACCAACCACACCCGATGCACGCCACGGCGGAGGCAGGCTTTGCTGCCACGGTCGTGGGGATTCGAGCCAACGAGGCCGTGAAAACCGGCAAGAAAATCACCAACCTACGGGAAGAAAGCACACTATGA
- a CDS encoding ThuA domain-containing protein, translating to MPRLHRRLLPLAALALGAAFLATPTTAHRAKKKLLVVTVTKGFRHGDSIPVAEKVLAELGAKSGKFEVDYVRTDEEMAQKMTVAALKNYDGVFFASTTGNLPLPDKDGFLAWIKEGHAFCGAHAASDTFHDFPAYIEMIGGEFKTHGAQVEIEGLLEDDSHPATKVFEKKSFKVFDEIYQFKSFDWTKVHALVGMDKHPNSKEPGYYGVSWVKEYGKGRVFYTSLGHRVDVWQKPWYQEHVLGGILWSLKEAKGSAKLPKPDATPAILKK from the coding sequence ATGCCCCGCCTGCACCGACGCTTACTCCCCCTTGCTGCTCTTGCCCTAGGAGCCGCTTTTCTCGCCACTCCGACCACGGCCCACCGCGCCAAGAAGAAGCTCCTCGTGGTCACGGTCACCAAGGGCTTCCGCCACGGCGACTCGATCCCAGTCGCCGAGAAAGTCCTCGCCGAGCTGGGTGCCAAGAGCGGCAAGTTCGAGGTCGACTATGTCCGCACCGATGAAGAGATGGCCCAGAAGATGACGGTCGCGGCGCTGAAGAACTACGACGGTGTCTTCTTTGCCTCGACCACCGGCAACCTGCCCCTCCCGGACAAAGACGGCTTCCTGGCCTGGATCAAAGAGGGCCATGCCTTCTGTGGTGCCCACGCCGCCAGCGATACGTTCCATGACTTTCCCGCCTACATCGAGATGATCGGTGGCGAGTTCAAGACCCACGGCGCACAAGTGGAGATCGAGGGCCTGCTGGAAGACGACAGCCACCCGGCGACCAAGGTCTTTGAGAAGAAATCCTTCAAGGTCTTCGATGAGATCTACCAGTTCAAGAGCTTTGACTGGACCAAGGTGCACGCGCTGGTCGGGATGGACAAGCACCCCAACTCCAAGGAGCCCGGCTACTACGGGGTCTCCTGGGTGAAAGAGTACGGCAAGGGCCGCGTGTTTTACACGTCGCTGGGCCACCGGGTCGATGTCTGGCAGAAGCCCTGGTACCAGGAGCACGTGCTCGGCGGGATCCTCTGGTCCCTAAAAGAAGCCAAAGGAAGCGCGAAACTCCCGAAACCAGACGCGACTCCGGCTATCTTAAAGAAGTAA
- the tgt gene encoding tRNA guanosine(34) transglycosylase Tgt, translating into MSLFTLQKSASSCQARRGELQLPRATVQTPAFMPVGTQGTVKAMTFDEVWELGYRLILGNTYHLYLRPGSERVARFGGLPKFIGWDGAMLTDSGGYQVFSLKDLRKITEEGVTFRSTLDGSKHLFSPERVMEIEHELGADIIMAFDECPPYPATWQYTKDSLDRTLRWEERCLARHNALGGDSTGHLLFGIVQGGSYDDLRAQSALAVSAMDFPGIAIGGVSVGEPVEEMRRITALTTPLLPAHKPRYLMGVGTPSDLLDGIYYGIDMFDCVLPTRMARNGALYTSQGRINISNARWTDEAGPIDPECDCKVCRLHSAAYLRHLHQSKEILYSRLATYHNLAYYAKVMEGARAAIEQDTFPEYRRACYATWGLALPPDA; encoded by the coding sequence ATGAGCCTCTTTACGCTACAGAAATCAGCGAGCAGCTGCCAGGCGCGGCGCGGGGAGCTGCAGCTTCCCCGTGCGACCGTGCAGACACCTGCCTTTATGCCGGTCGGGACGCAAGGGACGGTAAAGGCGATGACCTTCGACGAGGTCTGGGAGCTGGGCTATAGATTAATTCTGGGCAATACCTATCACTTGTATCTGCGGCCCGGCTCGGAGCGGGTGGCGCGGTTTGGGGGCTTGCCGAAGTTCATCGGCTGGGACGGCGCGATGCTCACGGACTCGGGCGGCTACCAGGTGTTCTCTCTCAAGGACCTGCGCAAGATCACCGAGGAGGGCGTCACGTTCCGCTCGACCCTCGATGGGAGCAAGCATCTCTTCTCCCCCGAGCGGGTGATGGAGATCGAGCACGAGCTGGGCGCGGACATCATCATGGCCTTCGACGAGTGCCCACCCTACCCGGCGACCTGGCAGTACACCAAAGACTCGCTGGACCGGACGCTTCGCTGGGAGGAGCGCTGCTTGGCCCGCCACAACGCGCTGGGCGGCGACTCCACCGGGCACCTGCTCTTTGGGATTGTCCAGGGCGGGAGCTACGACGACCTCCGGGCGCAGTCCGCCTTGGCCGTGAGCGCGATGGACTTCCCCGGAATCGCGATCGGGGGCGTGAGCGTGGGCGAGCCGGTGGAGGAGATGCGGCGCATCACGGCCCTGACCACCCCGCTCCTGCCCGCCCACAAGCCGCGCTATCTGATGGGAGTCGGGACGCCGTCGGACCTGCTGGATGGGATCTACTACGGGATCGACATGTTTGACTGTGTCCTGCCCACCCGCATGGCCCGCAACGGCGCGCTCTACACATCGCAGGGCCGCATCAATATCTCCAACGCCCGCTGGACCGACGAGGCTGGCCCGATCGACCCGGAGTGCGACTGCAAGGTCTGCCGTCTCCACAGCGCCGCCTACTTGAGGCACCTGCACCAGAGCAAGGAGATCCTCTACTCCCGCCTCGCCACGTACCACAACCTTGCCTACTACGCGAAGGTGATGGAGGGTGCCCGCGCCGCTATCGAGCAAGACACCTTCCCCGAGTACCGCCGCGCCTGCTACGCCACCTGGGGTCTTGCACTGCCACCGGATGCTTGA